Proteins encoded in a region of the Diospyros lotus cultivar Yz01 chromosome 9, ASM1463336v1, whole genome shotgun sequence genome:
- the LOC127809241 gene encoding GRAS family protein RAM1-like gives MDSDSKTGSSSSAASSSVDPGTDEASQAYRILYQACPYIKLAHFAANQAILEVTEAEEKIHVLDLDIRHGWQWPELIRAMAARRTGQPKLLRITAIGFGSPINGVKCCLEEAAREARIPFEFHAIEANLGDLNPSIFHGDEALAVNLVNWPYCSDIGKLLPLIREQAPKIVTLTEKETGGDGNFPKFLGEFTGLLSHYTMIFESLEEVFSGVPEARRKVEQIFGAEIRKAVAYGEFKAAESRNEEIERGILLDVDERMTVMEEKGFLRVALGSGRMIEELQRLVMSGYGCSSYTLRQRKGSLLLGWRGTNITATSAWRC, from the coding sequence ATGGATTCAGACTCCAAAACTGGTTCATCTTCTTCAGCTGCTTCTTCCTCGGTTGATCCCGGCACCGATGAAGCTTCTCAGGCGTATCGAATACTATACCAAGCTTGCCCTTACATAAAGCTCGCTCACTTTGCAGCCAACCAGGCCATCCTTGAAGTAACCGAAGCAGAAGAGAAGATTCATGTCCTCGATCTTGACATCCGCCATGGGTGGCAGTGGCCTGAACTCATCCGAGCCATGGCCGCTCGTCGAACTGGCCAGCCAAAGCTTCTCCGGATTACAGCAATTGGGTTTGGGAGCCCTATAAATGGGGTAAAATGTTGCTTGGAAGAAGCAGCGAGAGAAGCAAGAATTCCATTCGAATTCCACGCAATTGAGGCCAACCTCGGCGACCTAAATCCAAGCATCTTCCATGGCGACGAAGCCCTGGCTGTGAATCTAGTGAATTGGCCATACTGCAGTGATATTGGGAAGCTATTGCCATTGATAAGAGAGCAAGCTCCTAAGATCGTAACCCTAACGGAGAAAGAGACGGGCGGCGACGGAAACTTTCCAAAATTCTTGGGCGAGTTCACGGGGCTGCTTAGCCACTACACGATGATCTTCGAGTCATTAGAGGAGGTTTTTTCGGGCGTGCCGGAGGCGAGAAGGAAGGTGGAGCAGATCTTTGGGGCGGAGATAAGGAAGGCGGTGGCATACGGGGAATTCAAAGCAGCAGAAAGCAGAAATGAAGAGATTGAAAGGGGAATATTATTGGATGTGGACGAAAGGATGACGGTAATGGAGGAAAAGGGTTTTCTGAGAGTGGCTCTGGGGAGTGGAAGGATGATAGAAGAGTTGCAGAGGTTGGTGATGAGTGGGTATGGTTGCAGTAGCTACACATTGAGGCAGCGCAAAGGAAGCTTGCTCCTGGGTTGGCGCGGCACAAACATCACGGCGACTTCTGCGTGGCGTTGTTGA